CTCTATAAGAGATCTTTTCGAAAATTTGTTTTGGAACGACGATCGTTTTTGCATCTATAGAAGATACAAGACCTTCTTCATTTTCTCCTAGATAACAAGAAGGGCAGGTGAGTAAGTATTCGAACTTGATTTTGCCTGAAACTTTCGCTCTTTGGAGCTCTCTAAAACCTTCAATGAAGAATGTGCCGGATTTTTCCCGGTTCTTTTTCTCTTTTAGTCCTGAGATATACTTCAGCTTTTCATTTGAAAAACTGCTGATTTCCAAAATGTCTTTTTTCAAAGTTTCACTCTATTCGAATAAAATACACAATTGGAGCCTGCCGGATGAATTCTTCCTGTGGATTCTGAAATAGAAAGTTCTTCCGTGAGATAATTCCCAGGAGTTTTGATCCTTCCTTCTAAAATCCTCCGAAGTGCAAGTGGACTGAATCCTGTAGAATGGCAGGTCAAAAACACGAACTCAGGTTTATTATCGCAGAGTTTCATAAGAAGGTCCATCATCTCCGGCAGATCTTTTTCTATTTTGAAAACTTCTCCGCTGGCTCCTCTTCCGAATGTAGGCGGATCTAAGATAAAACCTATATATTTTTTATCTCTTCTGATCTCTCTATTCAGGAATTTTAATACATCTTCTACGATCCATCTCACTTTTTTTCCCGCGAGACCGGACACTTGCGCATTTTCTCTGGCCCATTCTACCATTCCTTTGGAAGAATCCAAATGGCAGGCGTCCAATCCTCCGGCTAACACAGACAAGGTGGAA
The Leptospira johnsonii DNA segment above includes these coding regions:
- a CDS encoding class I SAM-dependent methyltransferase — encoded protein: MSTNKNTYQLIDSGNFKKLEQVGPYKVIRPSPVAAWPPTQASLWKDADGEYHRSDKGGGNWSWRGSSASRPDSEDEFLIQIPPLTVKIRFTPFGHLGIFPEQLSNWDRIRNISSQLAGQGEVLNLFAYSGLSTLSVLAGGLDACHLDSSKGMVEWARENAQVSGLAGKKVRWIVEDVLKFLNREIRRDKKYIGFILDPPTFGRGASGEVFKIEKDLPEMMDLLMKLCDNKPEFVFLTCHSTGFSPLALRRILEGRIKTPGNYLTEELSISESTGRIHPAGSNCVFYSNRVKL